In Vulpes lagopus strain Blue_001 chromosome 15, ASM1834538v1, whole genome shotgun sequence, the sequence TCTCCTCTGAGACTATAGTAGAAAGAAATAGTAGCAATTAAGTTTTCCCAGCTCCCAACTTTAGACTATGTCACACacataatacacacatacatgcacttgcatgcacacacacacacacacagagagagacgcacaGAATAGAAAACTTCCCTTCTCCTACCTCCTCATGGTCTCAATATAGGTCTCAGATCCTTCCTGCAGGACCAAAGACATCACATAGACATGAATATGACTTAATCTGTGGATATGTCTTCAGTTCCTTGAAGAACTCCAGTAGCTTTCAGGGTGAGCAGATTTCTGAATTTGGGGTGCATTCTTATTAAGGGAATGGGTGCAAATTATGATAGCTGAGCTGAGATGAGGCATAACATAGTTGTCAGGTAGGGTTATTCCCCTAACTTTTGAAAAGACACAGTGTACCCTACCATACAGCTGCTTTTACATACTGGCTTATCTGGTCCATTTTCACTTTTGATTAAAACATTAATGTTTCAGCTATTGAGATATAATCCTTGTGAGGAGTATTCTAAAGAGAGGTAATCAGTCCCACTGGCTATGGAATTTAAAACGAGTATTTCCAAGACGCagtggaaggaaacagaagagtGATACAGCCTTATTCCATAGTTTTCTGTTTCTGGTTCACTTTTCCTTTCAGGAAATTGCTTTCATCTCATCTCATAGTTATGATATTTGAATTATCTCTCAACTCTAAGCGCTTCTAGATTTCATATACTCAGccttgatcttttaaaaaataaagatataaaatttttataaaagacataTGAGGAGAGCAGAGCCAAATACCTACAGTCTTAGACTTCCAACAGAGACACCTCTGAAGTGGCAGGGAGGTCACCTCTCATATGTTTAGGAGacactataaatttttttttcagagactatTTTCCCTTCAACACCCCTTGATAGGACTACCCTCTTATTTCACTACTCGtacattttttccaaattagCATATCCCAGCCCCACATAGCCCACTTCATCAGACTTTTGCATCCTATTTGCATCCACCACATGCTCATAACTTTGTTCTTATCTCCTCACAATATACTATCACACCAAATATTATCCtccttactatttttaaatgtttttgtcagTCCTTATTCTTCCACAGCATCCTTTTTTATgggctttaaaaatgtattggatATCTCCCTTATACTAGAAAAAGTATAAGTTTTGAAAATTATGTAGGCTGAGAAATATTCAATTATATGGCTCCCTAAAACTGtaatacagagagaaaataaagttttatgtgCTTAAAGTAAATGTCCGTTGTTTCAAAGTGATGAGTATCTCTATTCACATTGGATTAGACTCTAACCTTAGAACAACATTAATGTCTCATAAGTTACTGCATTCCCAGTGATTCTTCACCCACTATTTACGGTGGTAGTGATCCAAAATCAATAATAGGTGACTATTTAATGATATTAATAAGATAATTATTGTTTTACCTTTAAGATCATTCTATGATTTGTAGTTTTCTGAATTTAAGTTCCCTTTAAACCAAAAGGGGAGAAATTTATGCTAAAATTAATGCCTTGAAATCATTGTCATGGTGTACACTAATAAAACTGATTACTTTAGAAAGGTGAGCCCACAAGAAGCATTGAAAATTGTTAACGTTTCAGAATGGAATAGATATCTCTGACCAAAATGATGAGCCCTTAGCACATGGCAAATATTTAATCAATTCTTGATCATCCAATTGGTCAGTTTGTAACCAGCTTCAGCTGGGAGAATGGACAGCAAATTGTAATAACAAAACCATGATAACCAAACACCCTAGATACATCCAGATCCAGCACATCCACTAAATTCAGTCAGTTTATCTTGTCAATATCTAATGCTTAAGACATGGACCCAAACAGTGTATATGTAACATAGTCAACATAAAAGACCATATCTAGTGATTAATCTACAAGAAAGACAAATTTGCCATTATTAGGAACAAAATCCTGCTGGTCAGTTACTctttgaaccatttttttttcctgcttacaGAGCAATTTTGTAACTGATGTACCATGAAATTCCAACAGATGTTATGTCATTCCTAAATGTTACCAACCTAACTCCAGCTTCATTCATCTTAAATGGCATCCCTGGGCTGGAAGAAGTACATTTGTGGATCTCCTTGCCCTTGTGCACCATGTACAGCATTGCCATCACAGGGAACTTTGGCCTTATGTACCTCATTTACTCTGAAGAGACCTTGCACAGACCTATGTACATCTTCCTAGCTCTTCTTTCCTTCACAGATGTGCTCATGTGCACCAGCACTCTGCCCAACACACTCTGCATATTGTGGTTCAACCTCAAGGAGATTGATTTTAAGGCCTGCTTGGCCCAAATGTTCTTTGTGCACACTTTTACAGGGATGGAATCTGGGGTGCTCATGCTCATGGCTCTggaccgctatgtggccatctgctaCCCCCTGCGCTATGCTACTATCCTCACTAATTCAGTCATTGCCAAGGCTGGACTCCTCACTTTTCTTAGAGGTGTAATGCTTGTTATCCCTTTCACTTACCTTACCAAGCGCCTGCCATACTGCAGGGGCAATGTCATACCGCACACCTACTGTGACCACATGTCTGTGGCCAAGGTATCCTGTGGCAATGTTAGGATCAATGCCATTAATGGTTGCCCTTCTGATTGGGGGCTTTGATATCTTGTGCATCACAATCTCCTACACAATGATCCTTCGAGCAGTTGTGAGTCTCTCATCAGCAGATGCTCAGCAGAAGGCCTTCAGCACATGTACTGCCCACATCTGTGCCATTGTCATCACCTATGTTCCAGCCTTCTTCACCTTCTTTACCCACCGGTTTGGGGGACACACCATTCCTCCACACATACACATTATTATGGCTAATCTCTATCTGCTCATGCCTCCCACAATGAACCCTATTGTGTATGGGGTGAAAACCAAGCAGATACGAGAAAGTGTCATTAGATTCTTGCTTAAGGGAAAGGACAATTCTCATAGCATTTAAGTAGAATCTTTTGAGAAGTTTGATTCTCTTAGCCAGGCTGAAATCACCAAGTCTATAAGGAATTCTCCAAATGAAAACAGATATCTGGCCACAGGAAATACTTCCATGGAACTTTAGttcttttacttcctttaaaGGGTACCACTATGCCCATTAGGCAGACTTTCTCTCCTGAAATTCTGTGTTCTTAAAAGACTCTTACTCATTGGAGACAATTGTTGGACCACTAGGACTGGAgttctgaactttttaaaaaatttaaatccctGGCAAAACAGGAGCTGTGTTCATCAATGTCTgtggtaatttatttatttcaacattCTTCTGCCGAAACCATTTGGAGTTCATTCTTCTTTCCCAAGTTCTTTTCTCCTACTTTCTTTCACAAGTTTATCAACTGTATATATAGCAGTGTATATATATGTCCACCAGAAAACTTCTAAAAGATGTAAGTTGCAGCATATTCATAATACCCAGAATGTATTTCCATCAACATCcaaactgaataaataagtaatagtaGCCTATTCAAATAAAATGTTGACTGAAAAAGACCAAGTAATATGCATCGTGTGATTTCATTTAGATAAAGTTCACAAGGTTGCAAAACTAATTTTGGTGTTAGAAATGAAGCTGAtgactgggtgtttttctgtatgttggtaaattaaacaccaataaaagttaattaaaaaaaaaaaaaagaaatgaagctgaTGTTTAACTTTGAGAATGAAAGCCTGAGGAATGATTGAATAGAGTATGAGGAGTGTTTCTGAAGTGTGCCACCAATGATTTATTTCTTGACCTGAACAGTAATTACAAAGTTTGTCCACCTGATGATATTTCATGAAGCTATACTTTTATGATGTGTGCCCTTTTTGGCATGCATATTATagttcaacaaaatatttatttacaatatgtcttgaggggatccctgggtggctcagtggtttagcacctgtcttcggcatgattctggggtcccggaatcgagtcccacattgggctccctgcgaggagcctgcttctccctctgcctgtgtctctgcctatctctctgtctctcttatgaataaataaataaaatctttataaaaaccaaaatatgTCTTGAGAACATTTCCTGATCTCTCTAAACTTGAAGCATTTTCTTCCTCAACTATTGTGCTGTCTATCCATAGCTTATGAAGTAtatctactttattttctttccagagtATATGAAATTTAGTATAAATAACATGTATATTTGTACAAATTGTGATCAAACAACACAGAAAAGATAatcataaaaaactaaaaaacctcCATCTTGAAAATATCTTCTAGTTTCTTTCCAGAGATAgcctcttctattttattttattttattttattttattttattttattattttattttaatttattattttattttattttttaataataaatttatattgtattgttgttcaacttgccaacatacagaataacacccagtgctcatctcatcaagtgcccccctcagtgtccatcacccattcacccccaccccccgccctcctccccttccaccacccctagttcatttcccagaggtaggagtcttcatgttctgtctccctttctgatatttcctacccatttcttctcccttcccttctattccctttcactattatttatattccctaaatgaatgagaccatataatgtttgtccttcgattgacttcactcagcataatagcctcttaaaaatattgtgtgtgtgtatgtgtatggctttttttctttttgatgatttcttcttttcctgcaaGTTATAGTTGAACTTTAATTTGACTACAAACTACCCTGTTATAGACAATAAGGACTGTAACTCAATTACAGTATCTGTCACTTGTGtatgatttatatacatttctctgtgtgtgtgtgatttatgtacgtgtgtgtgcatatggtgtgtaaatgtatatacataaatgtgtacatatttatatatattcaaatgtaTGTGTCTGTAGTTTCTTTCCCTACTACTTCCAACCTCATTGTtaatcagatatatttttaatttcctgtccTTAAGATCATTACCACTAATGACATAAATATTGATATGAATATTGCGTATGAATATGTACTACTTTACAACCAGATCAGGATTACATTCCCTTCTATATTTGTCCAATGTCACCAATCTTATCTTTACAAAAGACTATTTCCAGCATCAATATTTTTCAGATGTCTGATAATGTATTTCACCCATAAAACAATTAAAGGATTTGGGAAAGGGGATAAGCAGACAATTAGAAAATgtcttttagggatccctgggtggcgcagcggtttggcgccggcctttggcccagggcgcgatcctggagacccgggatcgaatcccacatcgggctcccggtgcatggagcctgcttctccctctgcctgtatctctgcctctctctctctctctgtgactataatacataaataaaaattaataaaaaaagaaaatgtcttttataatagaaaagaatgaacaatGGCAAAAGTGTGTAAACCAAAGAAAATAGAGCTGCAAAGTctcacataaagagaaaaaaaatacaaggcaatatcaaatatgaaagaaaaacaagaaatatagaAGTTCTGTCCAGGAGGGTAAAAGTTTGACTTCCAAGATTTACATTAAAAGTGGTAACtgttatccccgggacacaaggctggttcaacactcgtaaaaccatcaatgtgattcatcatatcagcaagagaaaaaccaagaaccatatgatactctcattagatgcagagaaagcatttgacaaaatacagcatccatccctgatcaaaacccttcagagtgttgggatagaggaaactttcctcgacatcttaaaagccatttacgaaaagcccacagcaaatatcattctcaatggggaagcactgggagcctttcccctaagatcaggaacaagacagggatgtccactctcaccactgctgttcaacatagttctggaagtcctcgcctcagcaatcagacaacaaaaagacattaaaggcattcaaattggcaaagaagaagtcaaactctccctcttcgccaatgacatgataactctacatagaaaacccaaaagcctccaccccaagattgctagaactcatacagcaatttggtagcgtggcaggatacaaaatcaatgcccagaaatcaatggcatttctatacactaacaatgagactgaagaaagagaaattaaggagtcaatcccatttacaattgcacccaaaagcataagatacctaggaataaacctaaccaaagaggtaaaagatctataccctaaaaactatagaacacttctgaaagaaattgaggaagacacaaagagatggaaaaatattccatgctcatggattggcagaattaatattgtaaaaatgtcaatgttacccagggcaatttacacgtttaatgcaatccctatcaaaataccatggactttcttcagagagttagagcaaattattttaagatttgtgtggaatcagaaaacaccccgaatagccaggggaattttaaaaaagaaaaccatacctgggggcatcacaatgccagatttcaggttgtactacaaagctgtggtcatcaagacagtgtggtactggcacaaaaacagacacatagatcaatggaacagaatagagaactcagaagtggaccctgaaatgtacggtcatctaatattcgataaaggaggaaagactatccattggaagaaagacagtctcttcaataaatggtgctgggaaaattggacatccacatgcagaagaatgaaactggaccactctctttcaccatacacaaagataaactcaaaatggatgagagatctaaatgtgagacaagattccatcaaaatcctagaggagaacacaggcaacaccctttttgaacttggccacagtaacttcttgcaagatacatccacgaaggcaaaagaaacaaaagcaaaaatgaactattgggacttcatcaagataagaagcttttgcacagcaaaggatacagtcaacaaaactaaaagacaacctacagaatgggagaagatatttgcaaatgacatatcagataaagggctagtttccaaaatctataaagaacttattaaactcaaccccaaagaaacaaacaatccaatcatgaaatgggcaaaagacatgaagagaaatctcacagaggaagacatggacatggccaacaagcacatgagaaaatgctctgcatcacttgccatcagggaaatacaaatcaaaaccacaatgagataccacctcacaccagtgagaatggggaaaattaacaaggcaggaaacaacaaatgttggagaggatgcggagaaaagggaaccctcttacactattggtgggaatgtgaactggtgcagccactctggaaaactgtgtggaggttcctcaaagagttaaaaatagacctgccctacgacccagcaattgcactgttggggatttaccccaaagattcagatgcaatgaaacgtcgggacacctgcaccccgatgtttctatcagcaatggccacaatagccaaactgtggaaggagcctcggtgtccatcgaaagatgaatggataaagaagatgtggtttatgtatacaatgggatattactcagcaattagaaacgacaaatacccaccatttgcttcaacgtggatggaactggagggtattatgctgagtgaaataagtcaatcggagaaggacaaacagtgcatgttctcattcatttggggaatatgaataatagtgaaagggaatataaaggaagggaaaagaaatgttgggaaatatcaggaagggagacagaacataaagactcctaactcggggaaacgaactaggggtggtggaaggggaggagggcgggtgttggaggggaatgggtgacgggcactgaggtggacacttgacgggatgagcactgggtgtttttctgtatgttggtaaattaaacaccaataaaagttaattaaaaaaaaaaaagataagaagcttttgcacagcaaaggatacagtcaacaaaactaaaagacaacctacagaatgggagaagatatttgcaaatgacatatcagataaagggctagtttccaaaatctataaagaacttattaaactcaacaccaaagaaacaaacaatccaatcatgaaatgggcaaaagacatgaagagaaatctcacagaggaagacatagacatggccaacatgcacatgagaaaatgctctgcatcacttgccatcagggaaatacaaatcaaaaccgcaatgagataccacctcacaccagtgagaatggggaaaattaacaaggcaggaaaccacaaatgttggagaggatgcggagaaaagggaaccctcttacactgttggtgggaatgtgaactggtgcagccactctggaaaactgtgtggaggttcctcaaagagttaaaaatagacctgccctacgacccagcaattgcactgttggggatttaccccaaagattcagatgcaatgaaacgtcgggacacctgcaccccgatgtttctatcagcaatggccacaatagccaaactgtggaaggagcctcggtgtccatcgaaagatgaatggataaagatgtggtctatgtatacaatggaatgttcctcagcaattagaaacgacaaatacccaccatttgcttcaacgtggatggaactggagggtattatgctgagtgaaataagtcaatcggagaaggacaagcagtgtatgttctcattcatttggggaatataaataatagtgaaagggaatataaaggaagggagaagaaatgttgggaaatatcaggaagggagacagaacataaagactcctaactcggggaaacgaactaggggtggtggaaggggaggagggcgggtgttggaggggaatgggtgaggggcactgaggtggacacttgacgggatgagcactgggtgtttttctgtatgttggtaaattgaacaccaataaaaattaattaaaaaataaataaataaataaataaataaataaataaataatagtgaaagggaatataagggaagggagaagaaatgtgtgggaaatatcaggaagggagacagaacataaagactcctaactctgggaaacgaactaggggtggtggaaggggaggagggcggggggtggggggaaatgggtgacgggcactgagggggacacttgacgggatgagcactgggtgtttttctgtatgttggtaaattgaacaccaataaaaattaatttattaaaaaaaaagacaaagtttaaATCTAGATGAAAAGAGAATCATGTAAAGAcacttataaaatttttttagaaatcattttagggatccctgggtgtctcagcggtttggtgcctgcatttggcccaggacgcgatcctggaatcccggaatcgagtcccgcgtcgggctcgcggcatggagcctgcttctccctcctcctgtgtctctgcctctctctctctctctctctctctctctctctctctatgtctatcataaataaatctttaaaaaaagaagaaatcattttagACATATATCTCAGTTGCTATGTCAATGaagataagaatttttatttcacgTAAAAATCTATAATTCAACTTATTAATGCCAGAAGAATAGGTCAATTCTCAATATAGAAAGACCTGCTCTTCCCCAGCTTGTTGCAAATGAATGAACCCAAACCTTTAACACTAGctcaaacaaaatgaataatattaatttaaaataaacttgcttgatgagaataaaatatgttttattttacacttGGATTAGACAGATGAACTGTATCATATCAgacatacattatttttaagcTTCAGAAGTTGATTTTACTGAGcagcattttaaattattctcttaTCCTGTATTAAGGGTTCCAGAGTaacaaacatttttgttttagtattCACTACCCTGAGATTTCTAGCAAGCTAAAACATACTATACTGTTAATAGCAACTCATGGTCTGGATACACTTGATGATAAGCCTTACCCTCTGTAGTCTATCTCTCTGGCTGAAGTTGAACCCAATTCTACATCTCCATATGTTAGACAGAATCTGGAGATAGAAATGAAACTTCTCCAAGTGGCTACATGAGGCTTAGTGTGTCTCTTAGACATAGTCCTGCAACTCCCAAAGTTCTTCCACATTACTAATATCTTCTGTAGAAGCTCCAAATTTAACACATCACAAGCTAGGTATTATGCTAATTGTGATATAAATTGTAAGTCAGTGACTGTTAAatttaaagtgaagaaaaagtaCTTATTCAATCAAAAGTATTGATTTATAACTTGCACTATATTTCTGACATTAAACCAAATGCTACTGATAGAGAGATGAATAAGTCATTAATCTTTTCATGGGATATTTGGTCTAGAGATCCAGACAGATGTACAATTGGTACATATGCTATGATATGAACTGCTGTATTGTGAAAATTAAGAAGGTTCTTTGATAATGCAAATGGAAGATCTTTTGACTGTGTCTAGGGCAAGACTGTACCTATCACTTAACCAGTTGATTAACAAAAAATATGAACTAATTAACAACACATTACACTAACAGATTACCCTGAATTCCTACAGTGTTGATACTTTCAATACATTTCCAAGTCTAGATTTGTGATATTAACAAAGAATTGACTGAAGGAAATCCAGTCCCTGCATTTATTTATACAATTTAACACTTATAAATTAGATGACTTAGAGAGTCCCCCAAGTAAGATGGGACTGAATAGCAGAATGGCTTTAAATGGATGAAGCCTCCTTGAAAAAACGAGTGGTCTGGAATAACagaataaaaggattaaaaatgactaaaaaattatctcaaacgTGACCATAGTCTTTTAGTTTTGatcattgataatttttttaaggataatgtagggtagcctgggtggctcagcggtttagcgcctccttcagccagggcatgatcctggagaccccggatcgagtcccacatcagactaacctgcatggagcctgcttctccctctgcctgtgtctctgcctcttctctctctctctctctctctctctctttctgtgtatgtctctcatgaataaaaaatgaaatgtttctttttttaaaaaaggataatgtAACCAtgcatcagcaaaatgaaaagcaatccggatactttttaaattcataatgttAGCTATACATTTTACAAGCAGTGAAATTATGAGAGTGTATCACATCCCAATATAGATTGCCTGAAATGTTTTGTTCACCTTGCTTCTTCAGTGCTCACTGTCCTAGTAACATCCCACCTCATTCTGAAACCTGCCCTTTCATTCCTGCCCAATTTATCAACATGTAACCTATGGGAGTTATCTTACAAATATACAAACTCCAAAGTCGTTTAATAATTCAGTGGTTAGATGCCCTGagttcaaaatatgaaaattttaatgtACTCTAACTATATATAATGTACTCtaactatatatatgtaatatgtaattgTTAAAGTTTTACCAAGTTATAAAGACCATTGTTTATGTTGATATTCATGTAAAGTTTTTTCCTAGGCATTCAGATTGCAATATTTTAATAGTCTTAACAGTGTACTATTCTCATGATTTTAATTCTTGCTATTTTGCATCCAAGGGCATTATTTAGTTTCTAACTAAGTGATACATGAAGGATATGGATCTTGGATAATGGTTGGTTATTTCAGAAAGGATTTCCCCAAATAAACATGATCAATGGGAATCCTTCCATGGGGatttataatgggaaaaaaatattccaatggATACTGAAATATCTTGAACTAATGAATATGATTAATTTGGACAATTAGTATTTCTTCCTTATGAACTGAGATCTGGATAAAGACATTCTTAAACAAGAAATAAGAGAGTGAAATATGATAGAAAAAAGATAATGTGAAGCAAAAAGCTCTGAGGAAGTTCAGGTAGTATATTTCACTTGCCTTTCCCTTAGATCCCTTGAGACAATAAGCATCATAATGGTCCTCTTTTGCAATAAGATTTTTTCTTGAAACCCaaagatttcatatataaaaagatttcatatatttcttgaAACCCAAAGATATTTCATACCTgttggaattatttaaaatttcacttgTTGCCACCAATTTGATTTATTAACTGAAAATATGCCACCGTGCTctttttttatagtatttctgCCATGCATAATGATTGGAAAATATAAGGATAAATATATGAGTAAACTACCTAAGTGAGCCCCTTCTCCATGTTAGTTGCCCTTGATATTCAGCTTAAGAGCCTTATAGAAGCCTTGCCTGAGCTCCTTGTTTTTGAATGCATACACTATGGGATTGAGGGCAGGAGGAATAACATTGTGTAGTACATTAAGCAGAACTGGGATGAGGGGAAGAGTTATTGTTGCACTCTGGGTAATAGAAATGACAACAATGACagtgtaaaagaataaaattaggaTGAGATGGGAAGTACAGGTACTTAGGGCTTTGGATGCAGCTTCTGCTGAGTTCAGCTTCAGCACTGAGTGGAGTATCAGAGCATatgataaaaaaatcaaacccagGTCACTCGCCATCAGTGTCCAGGCCAGAAATAGCTGGTAGATGCTGTTGATGGTCCTGTCATCACAGGATAAGCTAGTGACTCCAAGATTAGAGCATAGGCAATGCTCAATTTGGTTCTTGGAACAGTAGTGCCTCTGAGCAGCCAACACTGGCACTGGGATGGTAGCCAGACTGTTTCTGAGTGCCTATGAACACAGTTGCCTTGACGACAAAAGAATCAGTAACTATTGATGGATAACGTAGTGGTTGGCAAATGGCTACATATCTGTCTATAGCCATGCAGACAAAGATACCTGACTCCATGAGTACAAAACAATGTATGACATACATCTGAGCAAAGCACTCAGGGAGACTGATGGCCTTTGCACTGAACCATAAGATGGCCAAAATCTTGGGCATGATGGTGGTAGCCAGTCCCATGTCTACCACAGCTAGGATCCCCAAGAAATAGTACATAGGCTGGTGCAGTGTGGCCTCTTGTTTGATGATGA encodes:
- the LOC121476481 gene encoding LOW QUALITY PROTEIN: olfactory receptor 52N1-like (The sequence of the model RefSeq protein was modified relative to this genomic sequence to represent the inferred CDS: inserted 2 bases in 1 codon), with protein sequence MSFLNVTNLTPASFILNGIPGLEEVHLWISLPLCTMYSIAITGNFGLMYLIYSEETLHRPMYIFLALLSFTDVLMCTSTLPNTLCILWFNLKEIDFKACLAQMFFVHTFTGMESGVLMLMALDRYVAICYPLRYATILTNSVIAKAGLLTFLRGVMLVIPFTYLTKRLPYCRGNVIPHTYCDHMSVAKVSCGNVRINAXLMVALLIGGFDILCITISYTMILRAVVSLSSADAQQKAFSTCTAHICAIVITYVPAFFTFFTHRFGGHTIPPHIHIIMANLYLLMPPTMNPIVYGVKTKQIRESVIRFLLKGKDNSHSI